The following coding sequences are from one Coffea arabica cultivar ET-39 chromosome 11e, Coffea Arabica ET-39 HiFi, whole genome shotgun sequence window:
- the LOC140021506 gene encoding fructose-bisphosphate aldolase 3, chloroplastic, with product MAACTSFVKLNASSSSWIGQQSFNQRACAFPSRSRVSIVKASSSGSYTDELVKTAKSIASPGRGILAIDESNATCGKRLASIGLDNTEVNRQAYRQLLLTTPGLGDYISGAILFEETLYQSTTDGKKFVDCLRDESIVPGIKVDKGLSPLPGSNNESWCQGLDGLASRSAEYYKQGARFAKWRTVVSIPCGPSALAVKEAAWGLARYAAISQDNGLVPIVEPEILLDGDHPIERTLEVAEQVWAEVFYYLAENNVVFEGILLKPSMVTPGAEHKEKASPETIAKYTLTMLRRRVPPAVPGIMFLSGGQSEVEATLNLNAMNQSPNPWHVSFSYARALQNSVLKTWQGRPENAEAAQMALLVRAKANSLAQLGKYSAEGESEEAKKGMFVKGYTY from the exons ATGGCGGCGTGCACGAGTTTTGTTAAGCTAAACGCATCATCATCATCGTGGATCGGCCAGCAGTCCTTCAACCAACGGGCCTGCGCTTTCCCCTCCCGCAGCCGTGTCTCCATCGTCAAAGCCTCGTCTTCTGGATCTTACACCGACGAGCTCGTCAAGACCGCT AAATCTATTGCATCTCCAGGACGGGGTATCCTTGCCATTGATGAATCAAATGCAACTTGTGGAAAGAGGTTGGCATCTATTGGACTTGATAATACAGAAGTCAACAGGCAGGCTTACAGGCAACTTTTATTGACCACTCCTGGCCTCGGTGATTATATCTCTGGTGCCATTCTCTTTGAGGAGACACTTTACCAATCAACCACTGATGGAAAGAAGTTTGTGGATTGCTTGCGTGATGAGAGTATTGTACCTGGAATCAAAGTTGACAAG GGTTTGTCCCCCTTACCAGGATCCAACAATGAATCATGGTGCCAAGGTTTAGATGGATTGGCTTCTAGATCTGCCGAGTACTATAAGCAGGGCGCGCGGTTTGCAAAGTG GAGAACAGTTGTTAGCATTCCTTGTGGTCCTTCTGCTTTGGCTGTTAAAGAAGCTGCATGGGGTCTTGCACGTTATGCTGCAATTTCTCAG GATAATGGTCTTGTGCCTATAGTGGAACCAGAGATCCTGCTTGATGGAGATCACCCAATAGAAAGGACGCTTGAAGTGGCAGAGCAAGTGTGGGCGGAGGTCTTCTACTACTTGGCTGAGAATAATGTTGTCTTTGAAGGTATTCTGCTTAAACCTAGCATGGTAACTCCAGGAGCCGAACACAAGGAAAAGGCTTCTCCAGAGACTATTGCAAAATATACTCTGACAATGCTTAGGAGGAGAGTACCTCCAGCCGTTCCTGGAATCATG TTCTTGTCAGGTGGACAATCTGAAGTGGAAGCCACATTGAACCTTAATGCTATGAATCAAAGTCCCAACCCATGGCATGTTTCCTTCTCTTATGCCCGAGCACTGCAAAACAGTGTGCTGAAGACATGGCAGGGACGTCCTGAGAATGCAGAAGCTGCTCAGATGGCACTTCTGGTTCGTGCAAAGGCAAACTCCTTGGCTCAGCTTGGAAAGTACTCCGCTGAGGGTGAGAGTGAGGAAGCTAAGAAGGGAATGTTCGTCAAGGGCTATACGTACTAA